The Pyrus communis chromosome 9, drPyrComm1.1, whole genome shotgun sequence genome has a segment encoding these proteins:
- the LOC137744622 gene encoding uncharacterized protein produces the protein MNMAAQKHLHELLREVQEPFLLNNYIADKRCQLKSASTKSQQHLQVKKRRPISQVSNFPGNLCKNACFFSLQDSPDLRKSPLFDFSSPAAKSPCKSPNAIFLHIPNRTAALLVEAAMRIQKQSVNSKPKTQNKNHGFGLLGSLFKRLKNRNRTRKREINGGDGVQVSVKDILQWDSSVGRRKISSDQLEETVKSCLEVEVKSASLISIGRPSSAVWSETNEATSSSCSQSEEESADTDCPCNCDKINAFCESPFRFVPQPTPSPSGHCTPEFTSPAASPSRHKQEEEGLQKFQAEVEEEEEEEKEQCSPVSVLDPPFQEDDEGHDDEDGFDLECSYANVQRTKHHLLLKLRRFEQLAGLDPIELEKRMLEEEDDDDECDDDESETSDSSREETLDGLLREVLSKLNFPCNKSIPEDMQILFMDLIVEEQREVDDAFDSREDVVRRVCKRFESWKEVESNTIDMMVEQDFRKELDGWKKSQDQMGETAMEIELAIFGLLVQEMAMELV, from the exons ATGAACATGGCGGCGCAGAAGCACTTACACGAGCTGCTGAGAGAAGTCCAGGAGCCGTTCCTGCTCAACAACTACATTGCCGATAAACGCTGCCAGCTGAAAAGTGCTTCCACGAAAAGCCAACAACACTTACAGGTCAAAAAACGCAGACCCATCTCCCAAGTTTCAAACTTTCCCGGCAATCTTTGCAAAAACGCCTGCTTTTTCTCCCTCCAAGACTCGCCGGACCTCAGAAAATCCCCGCTCTTTGATTTCTCGTCACCGGCGGCCAAAAGCCCATGCAAAAGTCCTAACGCTATCTTCCTCCATATCCCGAACAGAACAGCCGCTCTCCTCGTCGAAGCCGCGATGAGGATTCAGAAGCAGTCGGTGAACTCAAAACCGAAAACCCAGAACAAAAACCACGGGTTCGGGCTACTCGGGTCGCTTTTTAAGAGGTTAAAGAATCGGAATCGGACCCGAAAGCGGGAAATCAACGGCGGTGATGGGGTTCAGGTCTCAGTGAAGGACATTCTCCAGTGGGATTCGTCAGTGGGGCGAAGAAAGATTTCTTCCGATCAGTTGGAGGAAACGGTTAAGTCTTGTTTGGAAGTTGAGGTCAAAAGTGCTTCCCTCATAAGCATTGGGAGGCCCAGCAGCGCGGTGTGGTCCGAAACCAACGAAGCCACTTCAAGCAGCTGCAGCCAGTCCGAGGAGGAATCGGCCGATACAGATTGCCCTTGTAATTGCGACAAGATTAATGCTTTTTGCGAAAGCCCTTTTCGTTTCGTCCCCCAACCAACCCCCTCGCCATCCGGCCACTGCACGCCGGAATTCACGTCGCCGGCGGCGTCCCCTAGTCGCCACAAACAAGAG GAGGAGGGGTTGCAGAAATTCCAAGCAgaagtggaggaggaggaggaggaagagaaggaaCAATGCAGTCCGGTTTCTGTATTGGACCCTCCGTTCCAAGAAGATGACGAGGGACATGACGATGAAGACGGTTTTGACTTGGAGTGCAGCTATGCCAATGTGCAGA GAACAAAGCACCACCTTCTGCTGAAGCTTCGTAGATTTGAGCAATTGGCGGGGTTAGATCCAATTGAACTCGAAAAAAGAATgctagaagaagaagatgatgatgatgaatgtgaCGATGACGAGTCAGAAACATCGGATAGCAGCAGGGAAGAAACTCTTGATGGGCTTCTCAGAGAAGTACTTTCCAAATTAAACTTCCCTTGTAACAAAAGTATCCCCGAAGACATGCAGATATTGTTCATGGATCTCATTGTCGAGGAACAGAGAGAAGTGGATGATGCTTTTGACAGCAGAGAAGACGTGGTGAGAAGGGTCTGCAAGAGATTTGAATCTTGGAAAGAGGTGGAGTCGAACACCATTGACATGATGGTGGAACAAGATTTCCGGAAGGAGCTCGACGGGTGGAAGAAAAGTCAAGATCAAATGGGAGAAACTGCAATGGAGATTGAGCTTGCAATCTTTGGCCTACTGGTGCAGGAAATGGCAATGGAACTAGTTTGA
- the LOC137744623 gene encoding uncharacterized protein has translation MDYDLALREDETPAVTTNNTAEQRLKSEKWEKSNRMALMVMKRSISEAVRGGISSCDKAKAFLEAVGAKFKTSEKGEMANLMTTLTSQKFDGQTSVREHILKMVEAAAKLKDLEVPIDDSFVVHMALSSLPESFEQLKVSYNTQKEKRSLDEMISICAQEESRLKRAKSVVVNLVDYNASRNPMVNVGIFKKNVNK, from the exons ATGGACTATGACCTTGCACTGAGGGAGGATGAAACACCTGCTGTGACAACAAACAACACTGCAGAGCAAAGATTGAAGTCTGAGAAATGGGAGAAGTCAAACCGAATGGCTCTCATGGTCATGAAAAGGTCCATCAGTGAGGCTGTGAGAGGTGGCATATCGTCATGTGACAAAGCTAAGGCTTTCCTTGAGGCTGTTGGAGCAAAATTCAAGACGTCCGAGAAAGGAGAGATGGCGAACCTGATGACCACACTGACTTCTCAGAAGTTCGATGGCCAAACGAGTGTCCGGGAGCATATattgaaaatggtggaggcTGCCGCCAAGCTCAAGGATCTGGAGGTGCCAATTGATGATTCCTTTGTTGTTCACATGGCTCTCTCATCCCTTCCTGAGTCATTTGAACAGCTTAAGGTGTCGTACAATACTCAAAAGGAGAAACGGAGTCTCGATGAGATGATTTCTATCTGTGCACAAGAGGAGAGCAGGTTGAAACGTGCAAAGAGTGTGGTGGTGAACCTTGTTGACTACAATGCAAGTAGGAATCCTATGGTGAATGTTG GGATTTTCAAGAAAAATGTCAACAAGTAA
- the LOC137744624 gene encoding UPF0481 protein At3g47200-like, with translation MGPNPPQQQQQPNNNSHPISIWEANQDRLGTMYQMISEPPRLLCNAAGKPSCCIFRVPQSLVEINGKSYNPHIVSIGPYHRGEPRLKMIEEHKWKYLGSLLARTEPKRLTLEDYLKALEPLEQKARECYSESINLRTDEFLEMLVLDSCFIIELFRKFGLLVRFELDDPLVNMVWIIPFLARDFLRLENQIPYFVLLTLFELTTMEEHRENGKSLSLLALEFFNNHMQRPDHVIQKHHNLTGMHLLDLLRSSVIPPGHEEPRSSNTIPTHTIHCVSKLRRAGIKLNPGEDESFLVIKFKRGVVEMPPITIDDFMSSFLLNCVAYEQCHKSSSKHITTYATLLDCLVNTYKDVEYLCDRNIIENCFGNDGEVARFINNLGKDVAFDMDRCYLAKLFNDVHHYYGNSWHVQWASFKYTYFDTPWSFISAFAALILLILTLMQTFYTVLSYYHL, from the exons ATGGGCCCCAATCCACCGCAACAACAGCAACAACCCAACAACAACAGCCATCCAATCAGCATCTGGGAAGCGAACCAGGATCGGTTGGGCACCATGTACCAGATGATCTCAGAACCCCCAAGACTCCTATGCAATGCAGCAGGAAAACCCTCTTGCTGCATCTTCAGAGTCCCACAGAGCCTTGTCGAGATAAACGGTAAGTCCTACAACCCCCACATCGTCTCAATCGGTCCTTACCACAGAGGAGAGCCACGTCTCAAGATGATCGAAGAGCATAAGTGGAAATATTTGGGTTCTTTGCTTGCAAGGACAGAGCCCAAACGGTTGACTTTAGAGGATTACTTGAAGGCCTTGGAGCCATTGGAACAAAAAGCTAGAGAGTGTTACTCAGAAAGCATAAATCTTAGGACGGAtgaatttttggaaatgttGGTTCTTGATAGTTGCTTTATAATCGAATTGTTTCGAAAATTCGGGCTTTTGGTTCGGTTCGAGCTTGACGATCCTCTTGTCAACATGGTTTGGATAATCCCATTTTTGGCTAGGGATTTTCTTAGGCTTGAAAATCAAATACCCTACTTTGTTCTTCTGACCTTGTTTGAGCTCACAACCATGGAAGAACATAGAGAAAATGGGAAGTCATTGTCGTTGCTTGCGTTGGAATTCTTCAACAACCATATGCAGAGGCCTGATCATGTCATTCAAAAGCACCACAATCTTACAG GTATGCATTTGCTTGACTTGTTACGCTCAAGTGTTATACCCCCAGGCCATGAAGAGCCACGTAGCAGCAACACCATCCCAACACATACCATCCACTGTGTCTCGAAGCTTCGCCGTGCCGGAATCAAGCTCAATCCGGGCGAGGACGAAAGCTTCTTGGTGATCAAATTCAAGCGCGGTGTCGTCGAAATGCCGCCTATAACAATCGATGATTTCATGAGCTCGTTCTTACTGAATTGTGTGGCCTATGAGCAATGCCACAAGTCAAGTTCTAAGCACATCACCACCTACGCCACATTGCTCGATTGCCTTGTGAACACATACAAGGATGTTGAGTATTTGTGTGACCGTAACATCATCGAGAATTGCTTTGGGAACGATGGGGAAGTTGCTCGATTTATTAATAATTTGGGGAAGGATGTGGCTTTTGATATGGATAGATGTTACTTGGCTAAGTTGTTCAATGATGTGCATCACTATTATGGGAATAGTTGGCATGTTCAATGGGCTAGCTTCAAGTACACTTATTTTGATACTCCATGGTCCTTCATATCTGCTTTTGCTGCTCTGATTTTGTTGATACTCACCTTGATGCAGACCTTCTACACTGTTTTGAGTTATTACCATCTTTGA